The genomic window CAGTACACCAATAGAACGTACAGATCACGAAGGATCTTCGGCGTGCGTCAAAGAGCTTCGTCTGGGTCCGCCTGACGTTCGCGCTCAGCGGCGGCCTGCCCAGCAAACTGCCGCCCGAAACGACCATCACCCTGCGGCTAGATGAGCATCGGCCGTCCGCTGAAGCGCGCAGTTAGACAGGCTCTTCACTTCCGACTTCCGGTACTGACAGGCCACGGCAGATCTTCCGCGCCAGGAGATCCGGGATCTCGCTGCGGCGTGGCACCGCCTCGACGGCGCCGGTCATCGGATTCGCCCAAAGCGAATGCGACTTCCCTTCCCGCTTCAAGTGACAACCGTGCCTCCTGAGGTGCCGCAGCAGATCGCCTCGCTTCACCTCACGACAACTCTCTCACGCACTGCATCGCGCGGCACCCCGCGTAAGCCGTCCTCGCGCCTGTCCTCCAGGATGAGGGCGATCGCTTCCGCCAAGCTGCGTCTTACCTCCGCCTTCGTTCGCCCCTGTCCATTGGCTCCAGGGATCTCCGGACAGTAAGCGATGTACCACCCGTTGTCACGCTCGATGACGGCTGTGAACTCGTTTCGCATCCACTTTTCCATACCCCGCTTCTTCATCTCAACACCTCGGATCGCCTTCACTGCCTCTGTCTAACGAATAGGCTTCTATCCGTCGTGCGACAGCATGGCGGATAGAACCTGTTGAACTGAACCGCGGTCCCCTGGCCGCTATGGGGATTCTAGCCCAGCCGAGGGCTGCGGGGAAGCCTGCTTGGAGGGGCTGGCGTCGCCCGACAGGAGCGATGGGGCGGGGTGCTGACAGGTGCAGCGGAGCACGGTGGAGCTTCGGGAGCACGCGCGAGGGGAGCGTGTCGGGAGCCGACCTCACCGAGGCGTACCGGGAGTTTCTGGTCCAGGCAAGGATCAGGTCGGCGAGGGCATGCGCTCGGCGTCGAGGTCCGAGACCTTCAGGACGACCACCTCGCTCACGCGCAGGCCCGCGGCGTAAGTGGTCGCCAGCAACAGCCGGCGCCGGGGATGCTCGCAGGCGCGCAGCAACTGCCAGACCTCCTCGCGGCTCAGGATCTCCGGCAGCCTCTGCGGCTGCTTGGGGGCAGGGACGTGGAAGTCGGCCCGCTCGTAGCCCAGTGTCACGTGGTAGAGGAAGCGGAAGGCGTACGCCGCCTGGCTGCACGTGCTCCAGGACAGCCGGCGCTCCTGGATCAGGTGGGCCAGGTAGGCCTGGACTTCATCGTTCCCGATCTGGGCCGGTGACCGCCCGTAGTACTTCGCCAGCCCCACCACGGCGCCGATGTACGCCTGGTGGGTCCGCGGGGAGAACCCGCGCAACGCCATGTCACGGATCATGCGGGTGCGCAGCTCGCTCATAGGACACCTCCAGGGGGTGGATTGGCAGAACCCTATGGAGGTGAGTATGAGCCGGTTGACGCGGGATGCCAGCGTCAGAGCGAACTGCGCGGATCACCGGGAGCGATCAGACAAGGAAAGCGAGCAGCCCCGGGAGAGGCCTGGTCGTCTCTACCGCGTGAGCGGTTCAGTTCAACGCCTGAGTTCAGACGCGCCGGGCCGGTTCACGTTGTTCTGTTTCTTCCAACGTCTGGCCCCGGCGTCGTTCTGCAACGATTGGTTGCGCCGCTCACTATTTGCCAGCGCCATCCTTCTTGAAAACATAGATCGCCCATCCAAAAGTCTCCCGCCCCCACCTCAGGTAATTCTCTCTACCCTCAAGC from Armatimonadota bacterium includes these protein-coding regions:
- a CDS encoding type II toxin-antitoxin system HicB family antitoxin, whose amino-acid sequence is MRNEFTAVIERDNGWYIAYCPEIPGANGQGRTKAEVRRSLAEAIALILEDRREDGLRGVPRDAVRERVVVR
- a CDS encoding addiction module toxin, HicA family — protein: MKRGDLLRHLRRHGCHLKREGKSHSLWANPMTGAVEAVPRRSEIPDLLARKICRGLSVPEVGSEEPV